One Dromiciops gliroides isolate mDroGli1 chromosome 3, mDroGli1.pri, whole genome shotgun sequence DNA segment encodes these proteins:
- the LOC122746717 gene encoding PRELI domain-containing protein 1, mitochondrial yields the protein MVKYFLGQSVLRSSWDQVFAAFWQRYPNPYSKHVLTEDIVHREVTPDQKLLSRRLLTKTNRMPRWAERFFPANVAHSVYILEDSIVDPQNQTMTTFTWNINHARLMVVEERCVYCVNPENSGWTEIRREAWVSSSLFGVSRAVQEFGLARFKSNVTKTIKGFEYILAKLQGEAPSKTLVETAKEATEKAKETALAATEKAKDLASKAATKKQQQQQQHYV from the coding sequence ATGGTGAAGTATTTCCTGGGGCAGAGCGTGCTCCGGAGCTCCTGGGACCAAGTGTTTGCTGCCTTCTGGCAACGTTATCCCAACCCCTACAGCAAGCATGTGCTGACAGAGGACATCGTGCACCGGGAGGTGACTCCCGACCAGAAGCTGCTGTCCAGGCGGCTGCTCACAAAGACCAACAGGATGCCCCGCTGGGCGGAGCGCTTCTTTCCTGCTAATGTAGCCCACTCAGTGTATATCCTCGAAGACTCTATCGTGGACCCACAGAACCAGACCATGACCACTTTCACCTGGAACATCAACCATGCCCGGCTGATGGTGGTGGAGGAAAGGTGTGTTTACTGTGTGAACCCCGAAAACAGTGGCTGGACTGAAATCCGACGGGAGGCCTGGGTCTCCTCCAGTTTGTTTGGGGTCTCCAGAGCTGTTCAGGAGTTTGGCCTAGCCAGATTCAAAAGTAATGTGACCAAGACCATCAAAGGCTTTGAATACATCTTGGCCAAACTGCAAGGTGAAGCTCCTTCTAAGACACTGGTTGAAACAGCTAAGGAAGCAACTGAGAAGGCAAAGGAAACTGCTCTGGCAGCAACTGAGAAGGCCAAGGACCTGGCCAGCAAGGCAGCCaccaagaagcagcagcagcaacaacagcactATGTTTAA